The genomic interval CCCAATGGCGGATAGCGAAGGCAGAAGAGCTTGCCCAAATGGTTGTCTTGCCGGATGCAGATGTTGATATTAGACGTTTGGTGAGGAAAACACACAAGGGTGAATTTCAAGTAGAACTTGAACAAGATGATGGTGTTCCAATGGATGTTTCTGTTGGGGCTAGTTCACTCACACGAAGAGAATCCAATAGCAAGGAGACGAAGGTACCTTACCCTTTTAAACATGATGGAACCAAGGATGAAAGGGATGCTTCCGGTGAAAAGAGTAATTTAGATGACCGGGACACCTCATATACGCTTACTATTCCTTCCAGTGAGGGTACTGATTTAATGCAGGGGCTAATGGTTGATGATATGAAGGATGCAGATTTTCTACCCCCTATTGTATCTCTAGATGAGTTTATGGAATCTCTTGACTCAGAGCCACCATTTGAAAATTTACCAGTGGGTGCTGGAAAGAAGACCCCCATTCCAGACAAGGATGAGTCAGAGCCAAGCTCTGCATCAAAGTCATCTGAGCCTACTCCAAAAGAAGATATGGCCACAGATGAACCCGCAAAACCTGATGTAACATCCTCAACAACCGATGCTGATCAGAAATGTAACGAAGATGATGGTGGTGTGAAATCCAGTGATGGTCATGATGACATGAAACCAAGTGATTGTCAGACTGACATGAAATATAATGAGAGTAATACTAGTGCTGATGTAAATTCCAGTGTCAGTCATGCTGAAGTGAAATCCAGTGAAAGCTATTCTGATTGCAGACCCGGTGACAACCGTGCAAAATCAGAAATTGTACCTCCTGCTGGTGTATCAACAGGTGCTCATGTCTGGGAAGGTTCACTCCAGCTGAGCACGTCAGCTGTGGCCTCTGTTGTTGGCATCTTCAAAAGGTGTGTCTAGTCACTTAAAGCTTTCATTTGTTTAGTGTTGTTCTTTCCTgtaaatatttgtttatatatatttgttaaaacCGTGAGGTTGAGCAAAGACCTACATTTTTGCCTTGATTACTTAGATAAAGTTTTGGATTATGTGCCAGTCGGGGAAATTGAATTATCCatgcatataatttttgtttgataggtaaaataaaattttattgaatcaagtaaATAAGCGAAGTTCAAGTACACAAAGAAGCATATAAGAGAGAATACCTTGTTACAAGTTAGGAGATAAATATAAATCCCTTGGATCTATAAGGGGGATTTATAAATTCCCCttgctacttataaaaaaagaaatataaatccCTTGGACTACTGATGGAAATTTATCCATGAcgtcttaaaataaaatgggttTGTACTTTCAGCTGTTGGACCTAATTATGGAAGCATCATTCGGTATCATATGGGAAGATTTTGCATGGTATGCCAAAGCATCATCAGGTGCTTTTCGATCAAAAGGCTCAAAATAAAATGGGATGAAGATCGGAAACGTAATAGCCACTAGAGTTCCAAATTAGAATATGTTATAGAGTGACATCCGAGGGATGTTAAAGTGCATCGTTTTTATATTGTTTAGactccatttctgatttgggagAGGTTGGAAAGGTACGTCGACATCAAAGTCTGTGCTGGGGGAATGGATGATTATGTTGGCGTTTGGTGTGATTGTCAATCCTTTTAAGCAGATGATGTGAAGATTAGTGTTGCTTGTATATATGTGATTGGCTATACACAAAATCATAACACAATAACCTCTGTCTATATCATAACAGTAGAGGATCTGATTCGTACTTATCTATAGATGATGCAAGAGAGTGATTAAATTATGTTTTGCGAATTGATTATGGATCTTTGTAGTTCAGTTTTTGCTTCTtgctgattttattttcttttatagtgGTGAAAGAATATCTGCAAAAGAGTGGCCCAGTTCACTTGAAATCAAGGGGAGAGTAAGACTTGATGCGTTTGAGAAGTTTCTCCAAGAGCTTCCACTGTCACGCAGTCGTGCTGTCATGGTATCTAATGTTACTTTTCTTCATTGTATTGCTGTATCCTTATATTCTAagttcataaaaagaaaaaagtcccTTCCAACCAGCTTGGTATTTTCATCGATCTCCCATCTAGTAATCGCACTGTGTAGCATCATCCAATACACCAATGACATTTGTTTTAGGCTAATGAGAGGCACGAGGAATTATAAATTTGAaggaaagatatttttttatttttggacgaATGATCTCCTTCCAAGTATTTTAACTGGCTTAAACAGGACCTGCATTCCTGCTCAAGCTGTTCGAACAAATATAACGGAGGAGTCTTCTTGTGTCGGctaaagtttttaataaatatagatgagAAAAATGCCCAATTAAATGATTGTCCAATTGGCACGACGTTGTTGGATGGTtgcattgtgtgtgtgtgtgtgtgagagagagagagacgccaGTAATCTCGTGGTATACTACAAGCTGTAACAATTAATTGAACCCACGCAAGTGACAAGTCACTCTTGCTTTCGAGTGAAAAAATGTCGCTCCCATGTGATGAGAAGCCGTATCAGATTAATTAAATACAGAAAAAATCTGTTGCTCACCCCAAAAATGAAATTCTCTTTTTcctattgttattattattaatattataatattgaatcctaattttctgttgtttttttgCCTCTTCGCAGGTGATGCATTTTGTTATTGGAAAGGGGTCTCTTGAGAGCGAGCAAGCGAGTCTCCTTGAGGTAATTTTTAATCTAGTCTGTGTATTATCATTTTGGTTTTGTCCTTTTGATAGGCAAAATCAATTCACGTGCTTGGAATAATCTGCCGTGTTTGCAGGTGGCAGATTCATACGTTTCGGATGAGAGAGTGGGTTTTGCGGAGCCTGCTCCTGGGGTGGAACTTTACTTTTGTCCGCCACATAAAACAACACTTGAAATCCTCCCAACCGAACACTTCGAGTCACTTAATAAAATCGATAATGGCCTAATTGGTGTTATTGTTTGGAGAAAGGCCCAGCTAACGTCCAGGATATCAATCAACTCATCCCCACACCAGAAACATAAAAAGCAAAATGTCACTTCTAGTAGTACGAGACAGCAACAAACGAATATGAATGCCAGTTTCACACCTAAATCAAACCCCCTCGAGGCTTAACCCCCGCCAATTTCAAACCCTCCCCTGATGATGAAGACGACGATGTTCCTCCTGGGTTTGGCCCCCGTGATGAAGATGACCTTCCTGAGTTCAATTTTTCCGGTGGTTCAGTCCCATCTTCGCAACACAATTTTGTCAAAACTAGAGGGCTTGCACCGGCACCAATTCCTTCACTTTCTCATACCCCATCTCGCCCTGTGGATCAAATCAGGGAGCTTATACACAAGTACGGACAACCTCAAGCCGTTGGTTCTTCAGGAAACTGGCAGGACGAGAAACGTTTTGGGGTTGCGGTTCAGCCATGGAATGATGACGATGACGACATACCGGAGTGGCAGCCACAAGCCCCTCGGCGCCAACTTCCACCCCAACAGTCTATTTACAGCTTTCAGCAACCAATGCTGCGGCCACATTTGGTGAACCAGCCACCTTTGGGATCAACTCCTCAACAGCCATCGCATGAGTCAATGGTGGAGATGCAGTCTCTGCAACCTTCCATGAATGTGACGCAGGTCCCACAAGGAACTTGGTGGGTTCCGGCTGTCCAGGGAGTGGGCAGCAACAAAGTAACTTAGCTTCTCAACCCAACGTAGGGCAGTTTTACGGGGTGCCCGGGCGAGGTGTTGGGCATCCAGGCGTGGCCTGGCGACAGAATGCCCCCCAAAATGGAGGCGTCTGATATTTTTCTCATTGTATAGTTAGATCTCATTTTCCCATTTTCAAGTTATGCGCGGTTCCATTACCATAGACGTCTTTCATGGTGGCTAGCTTCGCAGTTTCTGGAGCATGCCGAAAACCAATTTTGCCATGCAACAGAAAAAGGGCATAATCAATCAAGATAAGATGTTAGTTTAGGGGATCTGCTAGCTTAAGCGTGTCATGGTGTAGGATGAATAATTTTCTAAATGTTGCCGAACCCTTCCACTTCCGGATCACAATTGGAACATTTTGGATGTTGTGTGGGCGGGGTGGCCCTATTTGTGTGTATCATGCTTGCTTGTATACAACGTTGGCTTCTGGTCATTAAATACTGTAGGATTCTCGTGCGCATTTTCTTTGCTAACACATCACTTTGGATTGTCCGAATTAAAATTTATACGGTAAATAAAAGCTGGCAGGGAGCCGTGCGAAGAAGGGTTTTACAATACAAGCAATCCTCTggtgaaataaaagacaaaatatagaagaaaaagtaCAGGAGGCTCATCAATCATCATCCAGAAAAAGAGTACGGGGggaaaaaagagggaaaagaaaagactgTCAGGCATATCAAGCAAAGCAAATAATAGTCGcaaacaaagaaagaaggaTACATAGCACAACAGCCGGGTAAAATTCAGTAAAATATAAAGAGGAAAGGTATTTGGGAATAATTTCTCAGGACGCTGGCATCTCTCGAGTGTTCAAACACCAAAGTGGATCTCTTGGATATAAtgcaactttaattttttcGGAGTGGGTTCCATTGATGCCCCAAAGTAGAGTCAAAATACATGTagaaaaaagataacaaagtcCTCAACTCAACCCCCCAAAGCACGCTTAAGTGCTACTCTTTGCTCAGGTGTCAATCTCGTAGGAAACTTCACCTCAAATTTTATCCTTAAATCGCCTCTATTACCTGGCTCTCTCACTATTGGCATTCCCTCTCTTGCAACTACAAGCTCATAACTGGGGCTCACAATGTCAGTCACCGGAATTGATAGATTACGTCCATCAAGCGTGATGAGATTAACCATGGTCCCTCCCAGAGCCTCGGCCAACGACACTCTTTGGTTCACAATGAGGTCATTGCCATCTCTTTTGTATACATCATGGGGTTTCTCATCAATCACAAACACCAAGTCTGCTGGGAGCTGGTTATGTTGTTCATTCCCTTTGTCTGGGAAAGTGATCTTGGTTCCTTTTTTCCATCCAGGCTTCACATCAATGGTCAATATCTCTGTTTCTGGCACTTGTCGCCTGTAATGCAATGTTTGCAGAGGAAATAACAATTATCAATTAGAGGAGGAACAAGTGAGCCTGAAGTTGTCAAAAAAGAAGTCGTTTATGATGTTTAACAGGATTCCATCACCTTCTGTTTTTTACTTGTCAATGAATTTTATCACTTAAGGATTATAGACCAACATCTATACCAGCAACATGACAGTCTAGCAATGTTCAGATGTAGAACTGAAGAAATGGAGCACTTTCATCGTTacgagggaaaaaaaaaatgaaaacagaaCAATTTTGTTTATGCCTATGTTTTTgcaattaaaaaacaaagatatTAGAGTATTAGTAATTTACTATATTACAGAGTAGGTTAGCATGATGAACTGTGGAAAAAATGCCATTGAACACGctcaaaagaaggaaaaacttTCATCCTTAACCTGAAAACCAAATAATCCTATCTACCAAAGCCTAAAGGCCATAGAGTTGGTGGAGATTGCAAGTGGATAATTACTGTGAGCAGATGCGCCAGTTTTGAAAGTAAGTTGGCCCTCACTCAAGCAAGAAAATGACAAGAAGAGATATCATATGCTATTACATAAGGTCACCATAGAGTAAAACCTTCAAAAGAAGCACATCGATCCGGGTTTCAATGTGTTTCTTGGTTAGGTAAGATAACTCCAGCAGTTTATCAAGGGAGAAGAAAGCAAGAAGGATCAACagtttgagaagaaaaagatacCCATTAGCATCAACAACAGTCCTTgaaatcttcattttccttgTTGATCCAGAGTAAAGCTCTGCAAGGCTGCATGGCAGTTTGCTCTCCACAGGTGGTGGTTTCTTTGGCATGCTGCCCTCACTATTTGTTCGAAATACATTGTCACTCCCACTGAACCCTCCAAAAATCCCTGAGCCATCAGACGCGAACCTCATAGACCTCCCAGGTCCTGAAGAACCGAATCCAAAAGGGCTACTTCCAAAGAATTCTGCAAAAATGTCCTCTGCATTCCTAGGGTTGAACCCACTTTCCCCACAGCCATTTCCAAATGGGAACCCACCACTGCCAGATGGTGGCATATCTTTCAACCCTTCCTCACCGTACTGATCATAAATAGCCCTCTTCTGCGGGTCACTCAATACCTGAATTaactaaaaaaagttaaacttacATTCTATCAAGTCAAGTGTAATATTAACAGAATTAacctaaaaaattcaaatatgatTGCAGATGCTATCATTAAGGAGCAAATTTATTGCAAACTAACATAAGTATAAGATAGTGCTTCTAAGTTCTATTTGAATTCCAAGAAactgtagaaaaagaaaagaaacttagATCCCAAAACACTCTGAATCCGTTCTATCTAGAGCCATGTCTTCCCTTCTTTCCATATATCTGAAAAGTCTCTTCTTTCTTGCTATCTCAACCACGATGATttagaaaattagaaacaaTATATACTGACTCTTTAACTTTTGCTAACTTGATGTTGTCTCTAGTCCCATAAATGTGTTCATTTTCACATAATGTTTTATCTCAGTCATCCATCTTACCATTTCAATTTTGAGGCTATCAGCTATGCTAAGATTACGATCATGTTGCTTCCTGACAATCCCATATccaataacataattttattctgGTAAGAAAAAATGACACATATTGAaggggacaaaaaaaaaaaaaaaaaaaacgaagaaaaagaagctcaaacttgattttctttccttctcctaAGTCACGCAAAAACCAAGCAAGCTATTTTAAATGTAACTACCAAACCAACGAGCTACAAGGGGAAAAAAGGGAATCCAATGGAAAACAGAAACAACATCTAGGGACAATAAAAGTCGGGAAAAAAGCATTGCCTCATAGGCTTCGGAGATCTGCTTGAATTTTGCTTCGGCTTCTTTCTTGTTTGTGGGATTCTTGTCAGGATGCCATTTCATTGCCAATCTCCTATAAGCCTTCTTGAGATCTTCATCGGTAGCATTCCCGTTCACCATCAATACTTTGTAGTAATCAACACCCATTTCTGATCTTAGCCCAATAAATGTTCGATACAAACTTTTCTTAAATCTTCAAACCTTCCCACAAACACCCAGATCATCAAACAGGATCCTTTGCTCAGCTCTCACacaaactctctctccctctgccTCTGACAATTAGGCGTCAAAATCAGCTTCCTCCAGAAGAAACcacatgaaaatgatgaaagaaaACAGAATTGTTGGGAAATCTGAAACGGGGATCCTACAATATCATTGATCTTCCTCGCTGAATTTTTCTAAGGAAGTTTTCACGTCTACAAAGAGACAAACATAACGAGCATTATGGTTTTGGTGCCAATGGAGATTTTTGGGTTTCATGAATTATAAACCGAGAGTTGCGGACCTCTGTTTGTTAATGTCGTTTGAAACATTAAATACCTTCTCATttctgttattttattttattttttcctttcgttTATTTCCGGCTAAGGGCGTTTTCTTCTCTGTGAGAGCCACGGCCCACGCCCACATTTACtacaaaaaaatctctctctttgtgACCATACAGCAAGACatttaaataagtaaaatattttaatcaattacataaaaataaacctataaactgatgtgttttgatatgatacgttaaattgtaaaattatttcatataatctatTTGTATATGCAGTAATAGTCAGCTGGCCAAGTCTTTTCATCCCAAGATAAACCTAAACCAGCTCTTCCCACGACACGTTTCATGATGTCGAAAAGCAGGAAATCAAAAGCGTTGTGATGGCACAGTAGATTTTCTGGGTACATTTCTCATGGAAATCGAAGTTTCCAGATTTTTCTCAAGTAACCCGAGGTAGAATAATTCTAAATTCTACGCTGTAATTCGATGTAATCACAGTCATGGGTATTGCTctcttcaataaaatctacGCTTCTAAGAGCACAGGACGAAGAAACGAACAGATTTGCAAATTCTGTACGAATAATTAACTGTTGGAATCGTAGAAAGAAGCATTGCAGGGTAAAGCGGAACAGGAGCTTTAGACCCAAAATAGCAAACAGAATGCTCCATGGATAATGGGATTGCAGTAGAACTGCATTTAGTGAAATTTAAGGATTCGTTTGGTCGCAGGAAACAGCACATAgcagaaaggaaaagaagatatATTGGGCGCTGTAAATTGGCCAAGAATCAGGTAGTCCATTgctctctctcactccctctctattttttattgtttattttatgggCAGTCTTTTTATTGAACACCTTGGGGCTTGGGCGAAACTGTGTCTCCCCTAAATGTTCCAAGTAGTGCTATATAGCATCCACTGtagtggtgcacacaatgcacacactacAATCCACTAACTTCTTCTCCTCAGATGGATGGCTGTGATGATGCCACATAGGGTATGCAAAGTGACTGCTCCCAAACAGTGGCTTCTCCCAAGATTATTTCTaccttaaaataattatacctTGAGAAGAACATTGGTATCATTTTAACAAGGATGAAGTTCCATCAGAGGTATGCCCGTTCGCCTAATAGTAATAGGTGATTTGATGGGTACGATAGGCATAACAAATCCAACGGTTGAACTTGAGATGGGGTTCAATCTCCCATAGCTGGGGCTATATGTACCTAAACACATTGCCTTGGGAAAAAAGTACAGAAGCTGAACCATCGATCCAAAGCTTCAGGTGACATTAGAATGAAACCATTACACAGCATATACCCCATGAAACCATTACACAGCATATACCCCAAGCATGTCAGAGGAAATTAAcagaaacaaaacaacaaagatCACTTTCATTTCAAAAGAACTGACACCAGCACACTAACTCTGCACAGGGGTATCTGGCCcttcaaacagaaaaaaaaaaaaaagagaggagaaaaagaaccttagaaagaaaagagagaagtgAATAACAAGCTGCTGAGAACTTTACAAACATCTCGACTGGTGTTCTACTGTCTCCAAGGAAGATCCCATATTTGTATACGGCTTATCTACAAGACCAAATATGCCAACAAAAACAATTGTGATTGTTGTTCACAAAGTCAATCAGGAGATAGTTACGGAGCCCTTGGAACTAGATGAAGCAGCAGCAATAGCATTGGCTTCACCCTCTATATTCTTCAGTTTCAGTGATGCATAATCAGCTGAAGATCCAAATTCTGAAACATCACCGATGTCCAAAGTGTCTGGTAGAATTTCAGAAGTCTCAAGAGAATAGAACTGTCAAATGAAGGCAATCATATCCTTAGATTTAGAATGATAACAGTAAAAGCATAAGATAATTCaatcaattaaatttaattgattATTATGAAGGAGAATGCCTAATAAGTAACTCCTATAGAGTACTGAGTTTATAATGTTCTAGTAACAACTCTATTCATAAGCAGGAATTGCAGCAAACAGGTATTTAGAATACATACTCCccaaatttatttaatcattcgattcattgctttttttttgttttatattctgCATATCTCGATCAGCTCTATTATGTGATGTGTTGGTAAGGAGGCAAACAAAGCCaactcccatttttttttttttggggggggggggggggggggggggggggtgggggggtgtTGGGAGAAGAATACAAGGAAgtatagaaaacaaaaattacaaaagttaTAAAACTCCAAATTAAATACTTTACTCATTCACCTCAAGTTGGTTCAGCATGTCGGTAGTCGCTTCCAAGTCACCCTTATTTGCCAA from Juglans microcarpa x Juglans regia isolate MS1-56 chromosome 4S, Jm3101_v1.0, whole genome shotgun sequence carries:
- the LOC121262247 gene encoding LOW QUALITY PROTEIN: death-inducer obliterator 1-like (The sequence of the model RefSeq protein was modified relative to this genomic sequence to represent the inferred CDS: inserted 1 base in 1 codon); protein product: MKFDGNLSLACLRNRFIISNNPVYQQLSIPRMQMGQLEPILNKVDASVQEMQMGLMGSVSSVPAAHPHSLSNKPVGLMDPFSSNPGFPRFSMSNIQTFGGESKANGLGFQQFKPTGQIGLIETMPNNAGFLQLSASIKRKAPVEPVYNNTALQQLSLPNKRIAQLQHRPWLQQVSGPNKKPVQMQYMSAAPGSQTQIKKVVSSKSGSQRSAIPKNQMAAVQPSPKVQTESSESVRSKMRESLASALTLVSQQKAKSSSPEKDFQSDIASASGQIEKTSHPAESLSDATDGPDGVSIEPKATLPSQRNKNGGSESVGVLASENTGDSTQALKSDGQEFRSSYVLPDEDVSFSNDFFVRDELLQGNGLSWVLESDMQVAEKREICTAEEQNLEHDELGRVPNEEAIQTPQIVAFKIEAELFKLFGGVNKKYKEKGRSLLFNLKDRNNPELSERVMSGDIPPERLCSMTAEELASKELSQWRIAKAEELAQMVVLPDADVDIRRLVRKTHKGEFQVELEQDDGVPMDVSVGASSLTRRESNSKETKVPYPFKHDGTKDERDASGEKSNLDDRDTSYTLTIPSSEGTDLMQGLMVDDMKDADFLPPIVSLDEFMESLDSEPPFENLPVGAGKKTPIPDKDESEPSSASKSSEPTPKEDMATDEPAKPDVTSSTTDADQKCNEDDGGVKSSDGHDDMKPSDCQTDMKYNESNTSADVNSSVSHAEVKSSESYSDCRPGDNRAKSEIVPPAGVSTGAHVWEGSLQLSTSAVASVVGIFKSGERISAKEWPSSLEIKGRVRLDAFEKFLQELPLSRSRAVMVMHFVIGKGSLESEQASLLEVADSYVSDERVGFAEPAPGVELYFCPPHKTTLEILPTEHFESLNKIDNGLIGVIVWRKAQLTSRISINSSPHQKHKKQNVTSSSTRQQQTNMNASFTPKSNPLEXLTPANFKPSPDDEDDDVPPGFGPRDEDDLPEFNFSGGSVPSSQHNFVKTRGLAPAPIPSLSHTPSRPVDQIRELIHKYGQPQAVGSSGNWQDEKRFGVAVQPWNDDDDDIPEWQPQAPRRQLPPQQSIYSFQQPMLRPHLVNQPPLGSTPQQPSHESMVEMQSLQPSMNVTQVPQGTWWVPAVQGVGSNKVT
- the LOC121262249 gene encoding dnaJ homolog subfamily B member 1, coding for MGVDYYKVLMVNGNATDEDLKKAYRRLAMKWHPDKNPTNKKEAEAKFKQISEAYEVLSDPQKRAIYDQYGEEGLKDMPPSGSGGFPFGNGCGESGFNPRNAEDIFAEFFGSSPFGFGSSGPGRSMRFASDGSGIFGGFSGSDNVFRTNSEGSMPKKPPPVESKLPCSLAELYSGSTRKMKISRTVVDANGRQVPETEILTIDVKPGWKKGTKITFPDKGNEQHNQLPADLVFVIDEKPHDVYKRDGNDLIVNQRVSLAEALGGTMVNLITLDGRNLSIPVTDIVSPSYELVVAREGMPIVREPGNRGDLRIKFEVKFPTRLTPEQRVALKRALGG